Proteins encoded within one genomic window of Camelina sativa cultivar DH55 chromosome 19, Cs, whole genome shotgun sequence:
- the LOC109130836 gene encoding uncharacterized protein LOC109130836 translates to MDTESFRLDVNLAATSQDPSLGLLSTVKITVKRGYFEEFIIEKNDDHRSIKSVGSYRNSLPCPDSKLILKLRTFEPKDVYRTLHSQLHDGLLSEYIADEIVVQALQQRSKSSNLPLTQQPLFMKGTVKLTQKVYNVVRRNSVPSETNLETTCAICLEDLDLSRTEDYCHVPNCSHCYHEECLNKWVDRSNGTCPLCRELFDKQRETEPN, encoded by the coding sequence ATGGATACTGAATCATTCAGACTCGATGTTAATCTAGCCGCAACGTCTCAAGATCCGTCGTTAGGGTTACTAAGCACGGTGAAAATCACTGTAAAGAGAGGGTACTTCGAGGAGTTTATCATAGAGAAGAACGACGATCATCGTAGCATCAAGAGTGTCGGATCTTACCGTAATTCTCTACCATGTCCAGACTCAAAACTCATTCTGAAACTCCGAACCTTCGAGCCTAAGGACGTCTATCGAACCCTCCATAGCCAACTCCACGATGGTCTCTTGTCCGAATACATAGCTGATGAGATTGTAGTCCAAGCCCTacaacaaagaagcaaaagttCTAACTTGCCATTGACACAACAACCTTTATTCATGAAAGGCACTGTCAAACTGACACAGAAGGTGTACAACGTTGTGCGTCGCAACTCTGTTCCGTCGGAAACAAATTTGGAGACTACTTGTGCCATCTGTTTGGAAGATCTGGATCTGTCTAGAACCGAGGATTACTGCCACGTGCCTAACTGCTCGCATTGTTATCATGAAGAATGTCTCAATAAGTGGGTAGATCGATCTAATGGCACATGCCCTCTCTGTCGCGAACTATTTGACAAGCAGCGTGAAACGGAGCCTAATTAG
- the LOC104767817 gene encoding protein PHR1-LIKE 2-like isoform X2 — protein MEVQRRLHEQLEVQRRLQLRIEAQGKYLQSILEKACKAFDEQAAAFAGLEAAREELSELAIKVSNVSQGTTVPFFDATKMMMMPSLSELAVAIYLIQ, from the exons ATGGAAGTCCAAAGAAGACTACACGAGCAATTAGAG GTACAACGGAGACTCCAGCTGAGGATAGAGGCCCAAGGAAAGTACCTGCAATCAATTCTTGAAAAAGCTTGCAAAGCCTTTGACGAACAAGCTGCTGCTTTTGCTGGGCTTGAAGCTGCTAGGGAAGAGCTATCAGAGCTAGCCATCAAAGTTTCCAATGTCTCTCAAGGAACTACAGTTCCGTTCTTTGATGcaacaaagatgatgatgatgccatCTTTGTCAGAGCTTGCAGTAGCAATATATTTGATCCAATAG
- the LOC104767817 gene encoding protein PHR1-LIKE 2-like isoform X1 produces MEVQRRLHEQLEYGQVQRRLQLRIEAQGKYLQSILEKACKAFDEQAAAFAGLEAAREELSELAIKVSNVSQGTTVPFFDATKMMMMPSLSELAVAIYLIQ; encoded by the exons ATGGAAGTCCAAAGAAGACTACACGAGCAATTAGAG TATGGGCAGGTACAACGGAGACTCCAGCTGAGGATAGAGGCCCAAGGAAAGTACCTGCAATCAATTCTTGAAAAAGCTTGCAAAGCCTTTGACGAACAAGCTGCTGCTTTTGCTGGGCTTGAAGCTGCTAGGGAAGAGCTATCAGAGCTAGCCATCAAAGTTTCCAATGTCTCTCAAGGAACTACAGTTCCGTTCTTTGATGcaacaaagatgatgatgatgccatCTTTGTCAGAGCTTGCAGTAGCAATATATTTGATCCAATAG
- the LOC104767819 gene encoding putative F-box protein At5g44220 — MKTKRGKNLAKTKISDDLRTNRARLDHIPFDLIPKILKGLPAKSLARFLCLSKQYESIIRNRYFMKSYFIKSSTRPQNQSLIFTCADKSDRERHFFSVGIRVESSYVSATYHMKCLSHPYKTVAPSVHGMICYGPPRILMVYNPSTRRSVTLPEIDSRGLDIYHYYLGYDPINEDYKVLCMTRCRSLVQLELRVLTLRENGNSWRMIQYCPPDHSPKSLDICINGVLYYEAYLDTDPFLQNKHQGVMSFDVRFEKFELIRVPETAAEFTEMTRYEGKLAVMSLKPAGLSCTCRIDLWVLEDAAKHECCNKVFALDLCITDWYLQAFCLTDAGEFVFGPDTLSEPPFFVLYYDPKRNSYRKVYIEGITKHWGETVISIFSGQVENLMFL; from the coding sequence atgaaaacaaagagaggaAAGAATCTTGCAAAGACGAAGATCTCCGATGACCTGAGAACAAACAGAGCAAGGTTAGATCATATTCCGTTTGATCTCATTCCAAAGATACTCAAAGGCTTACCCGCTAAATCCCTAGCAAGGTTCCTCTGCTTATCGAAACAGTATGAATCCATCATCCGCAACAGATATTTCATGAAATCGTACTTTATCAAGTCGTCTACTCGTCCCCAAAACCAAAGTCTCATCTTCACATGCGCAGACAAGAGTGACAGGGAGCGTCACTTCTTCTCTGTAGGGATTCGAGTTGAATCATCTTATGTTTCAGCAACTTACCATATGAAATGTCTTTCCCATCCGTACAAAACTGTTGCTCCCTCTGTTCATGGTATGATTTGCTATGGACCTCCTCGTATACTCATGGTGTACAACCCTAGCACGAGACGATCTGTTACTTTGCCTGAGATTGATTCTCGTGGGTTGGATATATACCATTATTACTTGGGTTATGATCCGATCAATGAAGATTACAAAGTCTTGTGTATGACGAGGTGTCGCAGTTTAGTTCAATTAGAGCTTAGGGTTTTGACATTGAGGGAGAATGGTAATTCCTGGAGAATGATTCAATATTGTCCTCCTGATCACTCTCCTAAGTCTCTTGATATATGTATCAATGGTGTGTTGTACTATGAAGCTTATCTTGATACAGATCCTTTTCTTCAGAACAAGCATCAAGGGGTCATGAGTTTCGATGTTAGGTTTGAGAAGTTTGAGCTTATAAGAGTACCAGAGACTGCTGCAGAGTTTACAGAGATGACAAGATACGAGGGAAAGCTTGCTGTTATGTCGCTTAAACCAGCTGGACTTTCTTGTACTTGTAGGATTGATTTGTGGGTTCTAGAAGATGCTGCGAAACACGAATGCTGCAACAAGGTGTTTGCTTTAGATCTCTGTATCACTGATTGGTATCTTCAAGCCTTTTGTCTCACTGATGCAGGTGAGTTTGTTTTCGGACCAGACACTTTGAGTGAACCACCGTTTTTTGTTCTCTATTATGATCCCAAGAGAAACAGTTACAGAAAAGTCTACATAGAAGGAATCACAAAACATTGGGGTGAAACTGTAATCTCTATCTTCTCTGGTCAGGTTGAGAATCTCATGTTTCTCTAA
- the LOC104766328 gene encoding small EDRK-rich factor 2-like: MTRGSQRERDRERALARTGGKGKTKDDGLTPEQRRERDAKALQEKAAKKAAQAAAAAASSGGGGKGNNNNTKK; this comes from the exons ATGACTC GAGGAAGTCAAAGAGAGCGTGACCGTGAAAGGGCTCTAGCTCGTACCGGAGGCAAAGGAAAGACTAAAGATGATGGATTAACTCCAGAGCAACGCCGTGAGAG GGATGCAAAAGCATTGCAAGAGAAGGCAGCAAAGAAGGCTGCtcaagcagcagcagcagcagctagTTCTGGAGGAGGAGGCaaaggaaacaataataatactaagAAATGA
- the LOC104766327 gene encoding probable calcium-binding protein CML22, translated as MICCCVKSENNKKYAELDAKLARKMVESRRIYPGHKSLKSMDSIIMKFPKLREGLRNIRSVFESYDNDKNGTIDIEELKKCLEELQLISLSDEEVKGLYGWCDVDGSKGIQFNEFIVLLCLIYLLSKPSSESNAESREMGPKLVESIFDPIVEVFLFLDKDGKGKLNKADVIKTLNNEDYPLERSPSHVTNMRFEEMDWGRKGKVGFREFLFAFMSWVGLDDADDYYIVGAGFSTPNIPI; from the exons ATGATTTGCTGCTGTGTTAAGTCGGAGAACAACAAGAAGTATGCCGAGCTGGATGCGAAGCTTGCACGGAAGATGGTGGAGAGCCGGAGGATTTATCCGGGGCACAAGAGTCTAAAGTCTATGGATTCAATAATCATGAAGTTTCCTAAGCTAAGAGAAGGATTAAGAAACATCAGAAGTGTTTTTGAATCCTATG ATAATGATAAAAACGGGACAATCGATATCGAGGAGTTGAAGAAATGCTTAGAGGAACTACAGCTAATTAGTTTATCAGACGAAGAAGTGAAAGGCTTATATGGATGGTGTGATGTTGATGGAAGCAAAGGGATACAGTTCAATGAGTTTATAGTCCTTCTCTGCCTCATCTATCTTCTATCAAAACCTTCCTCTGAATCCAACGCG GAATCGAGAGAGATGGGTCCGAAGTTGGTTGAATCTATATTTGATCCAATAGTTGaagtgttcttgtttttggacAAAGATGGTAAAGGGAAACTGAACAAGGCTGATGTGATAAAGACACTGAACAATGAAGACTATCCTTTAGAGAGATCTCCTTCACATGTCACCAACATGAGATTCG AAGAAATGGATTGGGGAAGAAAAGGGAAAGTGGGTTTTAGAGagtttttatttgctttcatGAGTTGGGTTGGTCTAGATGATGCAGATGATTACTatattgttggtgcgggatttagcacccccaacataccgatctaa